The sequence gaggacgaaccactctgataccattaaatgtaacaccccaattaccctaaccttacctctagccataagacaaaggttaatcagaggttacgacaatcctaaggcttatacatatttatatatagaaggaaataatataatctagaagcctgatgatgGAGTAAGCTCAAAACAGAATTTCAGaagcgcgaaacgttcacacgaagctaacgcacaAGATACAAGATATAGGTGAAAGAGAATAGAACAAatgtatatatatagtaatataaacatagggaactagccgcagcttgtggagtttaagccgactagttacaaatataaaaatacagagttttagaattaaaacagcttatacaacctatctctcaacaTAGCATCTAAAgccataaagataaaatacaaaagatgtgagagtaactataacaaagtaaaataaattaaaccaaggaagaaccatactccgctctgtcaccatatccgcaatctcaccgaagtagattacgacctgcatctgaaaaacaacaacaaagtatggaatgagaaccggaggttctcagtatggtaacagtgcccaatgatgtaagatgtaaggctccgggatgccgaaggcaatcctagaacttcacatcacatactgatattcaagcttagagcaaaataaataaaacaacttaaaccataaaccagggttatctaaacttaggggattctaattaatactaatcacaccgatgtatcccacagccttcgccaaccttacctccatgcgatcccatcgccaccgcctacctaacctcctcagcaccagacaatcacaattaatgcaaacaaataaaacacaagtagaagcatataaagcAAGTAGTTtaagtaagcaaataggcatgttatacaattaggcaaactcacgtaatcaaagcaaacaagcacataaaagatgcatatgatgaatgcctatccaattggctcgtgatatcacttgtcggtccataaatgccaacccgacacatcctttcggatgtcacTTTTCTGCCGCACCCACGAATATAGTGTCGGGCACACTCTATTGAGCCACAGATATTGTGCCGGGCACACTCTAttcacccacggatatagtgccgggcacacttGCATgcataacccaaggatatagtgcctggcacactcttgcagcagaaaagATTATCAATCATAATCCGATCCTAGAGacatgataccatgcacactatCATaattaacccaaggatatagtgtctggcacaCTTTCCACATTCAACAAGCTCATCAACCTCACATCATCACCAGTcatcaccatttctcatctcaaatcacttttaATTACCAATTCTCCATATTCATCAAGATCATCATTCTCTTCGAGTCCTCGAATCATCTCAACCATCCTCAATTCATATTTTCCATTCCAACTCAATAGTTCATCAGTTTCCCAATtcattatcaacaaccaccatatGCACCACTCTCCCTTCTCTATCAACTaactcatcctcaatacaccagaaatctaaacctccgtttgctaagtttccaagaaaaactaactaaagcttcTAAAGTTCATTCCTAAGTTCTAATACCCAAAATTAAACCCAAAAGTCTTAAATGGTGTCACATAAGTATACAATTTTGTTGGGAAAGTGAAAtagtttaaaaataaagtttaagttataaaacaggacgtgtgcgtacgcacaggcatttactttcccaacttgtgcgtgtgcacagggctgtgcgtgcgcacaggttgtaaacCCTCATTGGTGTGTGCGTGCATAAGCTGTGCTAGCGCTACAAACAGCACGCCCATCCCTGCCTGTATGTGCGTACAggtctgtgcgtctgcacaggtctGTGTGTCTGCACAGGTCTAAAATCTTGCAgggttgtgcgtgtgcacaaggctgtgcgtgcgcacataccagataTCCCAAAATTCTGTAATTCTGCAGAATTTTTAGATTTCGACACCAacctttgaatgatcataacttcttctacaaaattctaaattttacaaactttatatcaaatcgaagggttttcaataatctttaattctaaaccaaattcaataaattttgaaaatcgagACAGAAGTTATGATCAGGCAAAGTTtaccaaaaatccatttttacccaAAATCTCAAATACTCAACTCTAACCAACTTTCTAATTAAAACCAAACTAGTCACAGCCCAAACAATACCAAAACAGCCTAAACTCATATTAAACACTACTTCAACCATTTTCTCAATCACACAACCTTCTAAATCATTCAACAATTCCAATTCTCACCAAATTCACATTTTCCACTTTCCATTAACCTCATTAACATCAACTAACCCCATCAACCATTAACAATCCTCAAATCATCATTACCCAATTTCTCACATCATACACCAATACCATCATTTACCATAATTAACACAACTCAtaaataatcatcaacaataccAATAACTCTCAACAACCATAAAAATATCAATACTCATGCTCAATTTTCTCAATATCAACAACCATCATAACTCTTATAATCAGTACCAACCATCAACAATATTAAAAATCACTACAATTCCTCCTCACTCTCAATAATCATCAATccctcatcaacaacaataaaccACACATTTCTCATCAACCTTCATGATCATTAAATACCATCCACCTCAATattcatcataaatcattaaataccaacaacCTCATCAAATCATATAATCATTATTACGAGTATTTGAATTCATTCCACATAACACCATCACTTCATTTATCAACCCTCATCaacaacaccaatcatcaataCTCCCTAACACCAACAATTACATCAGttcacatataattattcatacaccaatatcattcaatcctatcttagggtcaactagcctaagtgtccagaaatgttacatattacataaagaaaaccaaaaccataccttggccgatttccaaacgcaccaaacaccaaatgaagccaccaaacttgatccaaagcctcaaccaactccaacaaacaccaaaactcaatctaatatcacatatatataccaacatcaaaacctaatatacacaaaacaactaaacacaagggtttagtggaaccttaccttatccaacgagattaggggtaaaatccaatatttacccgctactagagattacctaaacaagcaaaaccacaaaacttgCTCAAGAACTAAACCAAAAAACATGCAGAACTTAGGGCTGGAAACTAGGAATCATAACGCGATTCCTTACCAGATTTTCTTGAATAGAAGAGAAGAGCTCGTCGAGAGCTTCACGTGgctacaaacggctcgtcaatcggagctccgtagctcaagttatggctcccggaagtgGAGGATGAATAGTGTCATCCCTCTTCTCCTCTCTAAAAACCGCGGCCCTCTCTCTCTTAGGGCTGGAAAAATGAACTcaaagctcattaaatgagcttatatatgttggaccttggatccggtttgggcccggtccaacccattagcgtttttggtccgtttggcccactttgggccaaaacctttaagattagtgtctggttttcaattctaaattatttttatcctttctaAAAACGGTTTTGCGTGAAATACTCGGGTTCTTACAAATGGTATATACCGATCCCAGCTCGtcggctggtccaaaacacaagcccttagcatatTATCCAAGGTCTGGATAGTTCTTTCTGATTGACCATCTGTACGAGGGTGATATGCAGTACTCAAACTCAACTAAGTCCCAAATGcacgctgaaaagctccccagaaccttgatgtgaaatgaggatctctgtcagatataatggtagaaggcacGCCATGCAACCTGACAATCTCTTTGATATACATTTGAGCCAATTCttccattgtgcaacttattcggataggaagaaagtgagctgattttgtcAGTCGATCCACAACTACCCAAATAGCATCACAACCAGACCGGGTTCTAGGcaaacctatcacaaaatccattgtGATGCTCTCCCACTTCCATTATGGAATCTCTAAAGGTTGAATAGTTCCTcatggtctctgatgctcaatcttaaccttctgacacgttaaacatttagatacatgcaatCCGACATTATTCTTCatccctggccaccagaacatcactTTTAGATCCTGATACATTTTGGTGCTTCCTGGATGAATTGAAaacccgctcttatgagcttccttcaagataCTTTGTAGCAGGTCTCCGACGTCTGGCACAACGATCCAGTTTTTGAACCTCCACAAACCATCTTGaccttctgacactctccactgttttccctattcaactgctggtaataccttacgtaTTGCTTCACTATCTCGATGAGCCTTTAGAAGTTCTTATTTAAAATCACTTAAAATCTGCAACTGACTTAAACACAAAATTCCAGATTCTTCTCTAACTCCTAAgttcaaaccttgaaatgccttTAGTAACTCTTCTTCTAGCAACATCATCTAAGTTGCATATAAAGACTTCCAACTCAAGGCGTCTGCCACAACGTTCGCTTTTCTTGGATGGTAATTCAATTcgaaatcataatctttcagaagctccatccacctcctctgatgcatattcaactctttctgctcaaagagatacttcaaactcttatgatcTGAGAAAACATAGAACTTAATGCCATAGAGATAGTGCCTCCAGATCTTTAGAGGaaacacaacagcagcaagttcCAAATCATGTGTCAGTTAGTTCATCTCATGTGGCCTTAATTGTTGTGAGGCGTATGCTATaacattctggtgctgcatcaAAACGCACCCCAAACCCTTTAATGATGCATCATAGTACACTTCAAATGGTTCACTTGGTTCAGGCAATACCAACACGGGTGCAGTAGTCaacctgtgcttcaatgcttgaaaACTCTCCTCACACTCCGGAGTCCAGACAAAAGGCAtatccttcctagtcaacttagttaaaggtaaggcgagctaTGAAAATCCCTTAATGAATCTGCGATAATACCCTGCCAAACCTAGCAAACTCCTGAGctctgtcactgaagttggtcgctcccaattcattactgcttccaccttagcaggatctACTACTAttccctgcttactcaccacATGACCgagaaacttcacctcactcttccaaaactcgcatttagataacttagcatacAACTTCCTATCTCTCAGAATTTGCAGCACAATTCGTAAGTGATTAGCATGCTCCTCTTCAGTCTTAGAGTAAACGagaatatcatcaatgaagacaataacaaacttgtctAGATACGGCCGAAAAATCCTGTccatataatccatgaatactacCGGGGCATTAGTCGATCCAAAAGACATCAccgtatactcataatgaccataacgtgTCCTGAAAGCAGTTTTTAGAATATCTTtatctctaacccttatctgatgatatCCAGATCGCAAATCTATCTTAGAAAACACACTGGCACCCTATAACTGATCCATTAGGACGTCGATTCTAGGTAACGGATATTTATTCTTTACAGTGATCTTATTTAACTGTCGATAGTCAATGCACAAGTGCATACTCCCGttcttcttctttaccagtaatatTGGCACTCCCCACAGAGAAACACTTGGTTGGATGAaatgcttacccaacagatcttctAACTGAGCCTTTAGTTcagccatctctaacggtgacatcctGTAAGGAGTAATCAAAATTGGACCggctccaggcaccaactcaattgcaaattcaacctctcggttaggtggaaattcattaaactctgatcatcacctgatactcccgcagttaataacataataccctgacattcagttccagaacagtttactatcatagagttcaaatagtaactattcaccacaacAGGCTCTTCTGACCCTTCCGGCATAAACTGTACTGACTTCTCAGAACAATCAAGAAAAACATGATTCTTGGATAACCAATCCAAACCCAgaatgagatcaagaccagtcattggtaaacaaatcaaatcatgtaCAAACTCATGCTGTTGTATACGAAATAGAACTTGTGGACATCCTAACCTAGTCACCATAGCTTCATATGTAGCATTATGCACTTTCAAATCATAACCTAAAACCACCATTCTCAATCCTAACTCATTAgccttttcaaatgcaataaatgaatgagttgctcctgaatcaaataaagcatttaagattttaccagccatttcacaattaCCTCTAATCAATGTCTCAAATCCCTCAGCACCTGCTGCAGAAGTGGTATATACTCTCCCCGGCTGCTGTACCCTACCAGtctcatacttcttcttctccGGACAATTATTGGCCATATGCTTGGGCTGTCCACAAAAATAAAATACTCCAAGTCCTAACCTACACGGAACTCCAGGATGATACTTTCCACACCTCTGACAGTTCAGATCCTACTATGGCTACTTTCCAAACGTTCTTCCCTGATTAATATTAGTATTTGGCCTCCTATAATTACCCTGGCCTTGACTCTGCTATGGAACAAAGCCTCCACGCTTGAAATTCCTACCTCTCGGAGCAAAGTTTCTCTCTGAAGGCCTCTTAAAAGGCACCCTCAAACTTCCTTTCTCTGCTGCCGCCTTTTTCACACATTCCTCTGCCACCCTACTCTTATTTACCAATTCAGAAAATACTCTGATCTCCATTGGGGCAACGAAACTCAGAATATCACTCCGAAGATCTCCCTCATATTTAATATATTTCCATTCAGCAAAATCTTCAAGCGCACCTTGATAGATACGAGAAAAGCGACATAACTCCTCAAACCAGCTAgtatactcagcaacagtcatcTGTCCCTGCTTTAACTTTATCAACTCAAGTTCCTTAGCATTTCTGGCTGAATTaggaaagtatttcttatagaatTCTGTTCAAAAGACCTCCCAAAGAATCGCAGCACCATCAGGCTGCAGGATACGTTGTGTTCCCTGCTACCAATACTGAGCCTCACCTTGCAGCTGATAAGTTCCAAACTCAGCCCATTGCTCTTTAGGAACCTGTTGGGTCTGCAATGCTCGTTCCATATCCTGAATCCAATTATCTACGTCAGTGGACCATCCTCATCATTATTGTTCCCGTGATTACCCTggtttatctgattacccagtgcCTTGGCTATAGCCTGCAGAGCTGCAGCCATATTTCCCAGGGCAGCCATGAAGTCTACTGGATCATTCCCTATCAGGCCAGGAGTAACGGTGCCTATCCTACCTCTACCTCGCCCGTGACCGCGTTCGCGAGTtgacatctggtccctatacacaccaaacaagtgatgtTAAGTTGATCAGTTTCAATATCGTaggtctaatgctttaagttccaaatgcatgctcacaaacgtatatgccatatatatcagtcagatatcctaatagcacataaacacatatacagagaatgcacagaaacATAATCAGTCTGTCTTTCAGAGGtggtaaaatagaggtggtatgatattacgacctctaaaataaaatgtatacatataatagtagaaagattgtaatatactaggagccttgaataatagggaaaataaaaatcgcgaaataaaagcgcaacgctcaagaaacgagttaacttgcgtgctaggAAGGATATAACCATCAAACACAAGATtataaaagtaggaatagagtgccaaagatacaaaataacaagctcctaactcagcccgtgaagtcaagactggccggagaatatttacacatatatatatatatatatatatatatatatatatatacatatccaaaatctaaatgtaaataaacaaaatcctacctctccataaacctctaagaggatcaaaagaataagttatgcggagagaaagctaagtacatacaTATACATCACTGCACTGTCTGCACAACAAAATAACTCAGTAACCACTTCGCCTCAGGGGTCCaaacgcctaacgagatgcctctcgacctgcatctgaaaaataataacatagtatggaatgagaatcagaggttttcagtatggtaaaggtgccatacACAAAAGATATAAGGTTCtgagaatgccagaggcaatcctagaacgccgacactcagattatagagcttaaagtattaaacagaagtcataaaaggtggttttctaagagtatctaaacctgacttaacttaaccttaaatctaaattCCATACTGCCATTACTCCATACCTCTATCTCCATCAGTATTTCACAGACAGTTAACAGATAAaagcaagcacaagaaggttacaaatactgcaggaAACAAATATATATTTAGCATGGCAAGTACACTTAGGCAtacccagttaatgcacaaacaagtagttcaagtagaatgcatatgatgcatgcctgttctatggctgatgaggctcatctgtcggttatccagccaacccgacaagtccaaaaaccttagactgtccctcgacgtgcattcccaagagtctatgcatagctttttcttaaataatcaatattgctcaatggaggTTAACATTCCCGAGAATTTATAGTGCCTGGTCACCCTTAcgtcatagggtcaacagagtatcgagttttcaacctggtacataTGGTGTCAAGCCACGATACTTACCCAGGGAATCTCatatctcagatcatttaatcttttaagccaagtatcatacatgatcattcATTTGATTATCAGGTCAAGTATCATACATGACCATCCGTAACATTTCATAGTCAATTCATCACTTTACAACTTTACTTCATTTCCAAGTTATCCCCATTTCCTAACTTCGTCTGAATATCAAGTTTAacactattattaataattaaaggaatgaaaatagaggtttaaaggTTTGAAATTTAGTTTAAAATGTTAAATATCATGTTTGCTAAAATagagtccacgcgtacgcgtgggatgtAAAACTGCAGCTCGCGCGCGTTCCCttgtcatgcgtacacgtgggtgaaAACTTCATGTCATGTGTgcgcgtaggtgacgcg is a genomic window of Arachis ipaensis cultivar K30076 chromosome B06, Araip1.1, whole genome shotgun sequence containing:
- the LOC110263675 gene encoding uncharacterized protein LOC110263675, with the translated sequence MANNCPEKKKYETGRVQQPGRVYTTSAAGAEGFETLIRGYDLKVHNATYEAMVTRLGCPQVLFRIQQHEFVHDLICLPMTGLDLILGLDWLSKNHVFLDCSEKSVQFMPEGMSPLEMAELKAQLEDLLGKHFIQPSVSLWGVPILLVKKKNGSMHLCIDYRQLNKITVKNKYPLPRIDVLMDQL